A section of the Microbacterium sp. MM2322 genome encodes:
- a CDS encoding carbohydrate ABC transporter permease: protein MTATLMPPTKPTPLPRRRSGRTPLQRLGGMSATAAKYTSLVIAAIVTLLPLSVLLFASMKSSSEYAATGPFDPPTNWLNFDNFVTAFTSGKMLEGFVNTTIVLAVSLVGTIALGTMAAYALDRFAFRGKKLVMGLFLLATLIPGVTSQVATFQLVNGLGLYDTKAALILLFMGTDIIAIYLFIQFMQSIPVSLDEAAMIDGANRWTIYWRVILPLLRPAIATVVIIKGIAVYNEFYAPFLYLPSEGMISTSLFRFKGPFGAQWEVIAAGTLVVIIPTLVAFLVLQRWIYQGLTSGAVK from the coding sequence ATGACCGCCACCCTGATGCCGCCCACGAAGCCGACACCCCTCCCCCGGCGCCGTTCCGGGCGGACTCCGCTGCAGCGACTGGGCGGCATGAGCGCGACCGCGGCGAAGTACACGAGCCTCGTGATCGCCGCGATCGTGACGCTGCTGCCGCTGTCTGTGCTGCTGTTCGCCTCGATGAAGAGCTCGAGCGAGTACGCGGCGACCGGCCCCTTCGACCCGCCCACGAACTGGCTCAACTTCGACAACTTCGTGACAGCGTTCACGAGCGGCAAGATGCTCGAGGGCTTCGTCAACACGACGATCGTGCTCGCGGTGTCCCTCGTCGGCACGATCGCCCTCGGGACGATGGCCGCGTATGCGCTCGACCGGTTCGCCTTCCGCGGCAAGAAGCTCGTCATGGGCCTGTTCCTGCTCGCCACGCTCATCCCGGGCGTGACCAGTCAGGTCGCGACGTTCCAGCTCGTCAACGGGCTCGGGCTCTACGACACGAAAGCCGCGCTGATCCTGCTCTTCATGGGCACCGACATCATCGCGATCTATCTCTTCATCCAGTTCATGCAGTCGATCCCCGTCTCGCTCGACGAAGCGGCGATGATCGACGGCGCCAACCGGTGGACCATCTACTGGCGAGTGATTCTGCCGCTCCTGCGGCCTGCAATCGCGACGGTGGTCATCATCAAGGGCATCGCGGTCTACAACGAGTTCTACGCCCCCTTCCTCTACCTGCCCTCCGAGGGCATGATCTCCACGTCCCTCTTCCGATTCAAAGGCCCGTTCGGCGCACAGTGGGAGGTGATCGCGGCCGGCACGCTCGTCGTGATCATCCCCACCCTGGTCGCCTTCCTGGTGCTGCAACGATGGATCTATCAGGGCCTCACCTCAGGAGCTGTCAAGTGA
- a CDS encoding glycosyl hydrolase 2 galactose-binding domain-containing protein encodes MTHLSRRPLHDGWTVRAAAGPAPVALEGLTVPATVPGSIHVDLLAGGFIPDPFHGDNESLLAWIGLVDWTYRTAFAWTPDGSDRHDLVFDGLDTVATIRLNGEVVGEVANQHRSYRYDVAALLRDGDNELEVAFRAPVPYANQASLDLGARPRPYPLPYEAIRKSACSFGWDWGIATYTSGIWKPVRLESWSAARLAETRVVATPDGDGGRVAVDVVLERADAGGRPLTARLSVRGPGIDGTATAESTLGERDGRVEVDLASVERWWPVGHGAQPLYTVDIALVADDAVIDATSRRIGFRTVQWDIEPDAAGTPYTLVVNDRPIFVKGVNWIPDDALPVRVDRERYARRLQQAVDANINLIRVWGGGLYESDDFYDLADEKGLLVWQDFLFACAAYPEEEPLRSEIEAEARENVARLASHASLAQLVGNNENLWGFEDWGWKLSLDGKTWGATYYYELFPAIISELAPHVPYAPGSPFSPETGWDAASARQTGPHPNDEQHGSMHLWEQWNRRDWTTYRDHTPRFVAEFGWQAPPAWTTLVESVVDAPLTPESPGMIVHQKATDGNVKLTNGLLPHFRVPADMETWHWAMQLNQALAVGAAVNHFRSHAPHTMGAVVWQLNDCWPVTSWAAIDGAERVKPLYHALKNAFAPRVVTVQPRDGGLAAVLSNDTDETWSVALRTRRVSFAGHELAGATTEVTLTPRGTLTVSIGDAFATATDAADEALVLDAGEARGVWYFAEPRDSTLGEAGLSVTAQAVEGGTEVSITAEGFARDVSLLADKVHPSAQPDDGLFTLLPGETRRVVVRHDGDAALDADALSDPRVLRSANQLVSG; translated from the coding sequence GTGACCCACCTCTCCCGCCGCCCCCTCCACGACGGATGGACCGTCCGCGCCGCAGCGGGACCTGCGCCCGTGGCACTCGAAGGTCTCACCGTCCCCGCCACGGTGCCGGGCAGCATCCACGTCGACCTGCTCGCGGGAGGATTCATCCCCGACCCGTTCCACGGCGACAACGAGTCGCTCCTGGCCTGGATCGGTCTCGTCGACTGGACGTACCGGACCGCCTTCGCGTGGACGCCCGACGGGAGCGACCGTCACGACCTCGTCTTCGACGGCCTCGACACCGTCGCGACGATCCGCCTCAACGGCGAGGTCGTCGGCGAGGTCGCGAACCAGCACCGCTCCTACCGCTACGACGTCGCCGCTCTCCTCCGCGACGGCGACAACGAGCTGGAGGTCGCGTTCCGCGCGCCGGTGCCGTACGCGAACCAGGCGAGCCTCGACCTCGGAGCGCGTCCCCGCCCCTACCCGCTCCCCTACGAGGCGATCCGCAAGTCTGCGTGCAGCTTCGGGTGGGACTGGGGCATCGCGACCTACACGAGCGGCATCTGGAAGCCGGTGCGTCTCGAGTCGTGGTCGGCGGCCCGCCTCGCCGAGACGCGGGTCGTGGCGACGCCCGACGGCGACGGGGGGCGCGTCGCGGTCGACGTCGTCCTCGAACGAGCGGATGCCGGTGGCCGCCCCCTCACCGCCCGCCTGAGTGTGAGAGGACCCGGCATCGACGGCACCGCGACCGCCGAGTCGACACTCGGCGAGCGCGACGGCCGCGTCGAGGTGGACCTCGCCTCGGTCGAACGCTGGTGGCCGGTCGGCCACGGCGCGCAGCCGCTCTACACGGTGGACATCGCGCTCGTCGCGGACGACGCGGTGATCGACGCGACCTCCCGTCGGATCGGTTTCCGGACCGTCCAGTGGGACATCGAGCCGGATGCCGCGGGCACCCCGTACACGCTCGTCGTCAACGACCGTCCGATCTTCGTGAAGGGCGTCAACTGGATCCCCGACGACGCCCTCCCCGTGCGGGTCGACCGCGAGCGCTACGCGCGTCGCCTGCAGCAGGCGGTCGATGCGAACATCAACCTGATCCGGGTCTGGGGCGGCGGCCTGTACGAGTCCGACGATTTCTACGACCTCGCGGATGAGAAGGGGCTCCTCGTCTGGCAGGACTTCCTGTTCGCCTGCGCGGCGTACCCCGAAGAGGAGCCCCTCCGCTCCGAGATCGAAGCCGAAGCCCGCGAGAACGTCGCGCGGCTCGCGTCGCACGCCTCGCTCGCCCAGCTCGTGGGCAACAACGAGAATCTGTGGGGCTTCGAGGACTGGGGCTGGAAGCTGAGCCTCGACGGCAAGACGTGGGGCGCGACGTACTACTACGAGCTGTTCCCCGCGATCATCTCCGAACTCGCGCCTCATGTGCCGTACGCCCCCGGCAGCCCGTTCAGCCCGGAGACCGGGTGGGATGCGGCATCCGCTCGCCAGACGGGACCGCACCCGAACGACGAGCAGCACGGCAGCATGCACCTGTGGGAGCAGTGGAACAGGCGCGACTGGACCACCTATCGCGACCACACGCCGCGTTTCGTCGCCGAGTTCGGGTGGCAGGCACCGCCGGCGTGGACGACGCTCGTCGAATCGGTCGTCGATGCCCCACTGACGCCGGAGTCGCCGGGCATGATCGTCCACCAGAAGGCGACCGACGGCAACGTGAAACTCACGAACGGGCTGCTTCCCCATTTCCGGGTGCCGGCGGACATGGAGACCTGGCACTGGGCGATGCAGCTCAACCAAGCACTCGCCGTCGGCGCGGCGGTCAATCACTTCCGTTCGCACGCGCCGCACACGATGGGTGCGGTCGTGTGGCAGCTCAACGACTGCTGGCCGGTCACCTCGTGGGCCGCGATCGACGGAGCCGAGCGGGTGAAGCCCCTCTACCACGCGCTCAAGAACGCCTTCGCGCCGCGCGTCGTCACGGTGCAGCCGCGTGACGGCGGGCTGGCGGCGGTCCTGAGCAACGACACCGATGAGACCTGGAGCGTCGCACTCCGCACGCGCCGGGTGTCGTTCGCGGGCCACGAGCTCGCCGGCGCGACAACCGAGGTGACGCTCACGCCGCGGGGCACACTGACGGTGTCGATCGGCGACGCGTTCGCGACGGCGACGGATGCCGCCGACGAAGCACTCGTGCTCGATGCCGGCGAGGCCCGCGGAGTCTGGTACTTCGCCGAACCGCGCGACTCGACCCTCGGAGAGGCGGGACTGTCGGTCACGGCACAGGCCGTCGAAGGCGGCACGGAAGTCAGCATCACGGCTGAGGGCTTCGCCCGCGACGTGAGTCTGCTCGCCGACAAGGTGCACCCGTCGGCGCAGCCCGACGACGGGCTCTTCACCCTGCTCCCCGGGGAGACTCGACGCGTCGTCGTGCGTCATGACGGCGACGCCGCTCTCGACGCCGACGCGCTCTCGGACCCGCGCGTGCTGCGTTCCGCGAACCAGCTGGTGAGCGGGTGA
- a CDS encoding BadF/BadG/BcrA/BcrD ATPase family protein, whose protein sequence is MNARRVLAIDAGQSDIKVRVSDGQRREDLAFHGIHTGTPLLPQLAQVVKDTLARTGAELDVVTAGISGLTDRDADADALLALIQGDGVRATMLAHDSTTSFLGALGDRHGAVVAAGTGVVTLAVGESDTARVDGWGWIMGDAGSGYWIGREALDAVMRAYDGRGPATALTDAAVSRWPDLTQAYMALQADHDRVRVVASLAREVAAAADAGDQVARDIARRAAHELAHSARTAVGRVRTDEATFDVCAIGGVFSSQTLHAAFVDELDDGSGLRIVAPRGVGIDGALALAEITPAHPLGAAVHRAGAV, encoded by the coding sequence ATGAACGCGCGCCGAGTGTTGGCCATCGATGCGGGTCAGAGCGACATCAAGGTGCGGGTGAGCGATGGGCAGCGCCGGGAAGACCTGGCGTTCCACGGGATCCACACCGGGACCCCGCTGCTTCCACAGCTCGCCCAGGTGGTGAAGGACACGCTCGCACGAACGGGCGCCGAGCTCGATGTCGTGACCGCCGGCATCTCGGGGCTGACCGATCGCGATGCCGATGCCGATGCTCTGCTCGCTCTCATCCAGGGCGACGGCGTCCGCGCCACGATGCTCGCGCACGACTCGACGACGTCGTTCCTCGGCGCCCTCGGCGATCGGCATGGAGCAGTCGTCGCCGCCGGCACCGGTGTCGTCACTCTCGCCGTCGGCGAATCCGACACCGCGCGGGTCGACGGCTGGGGCTGGATCATGGGCGACGCCGGCAGCGGCTACTGGATCGGCCGCGAGGCTCTCGACGCCGTCATGCGCGCCTACGACGGACGAGGTCCCGCCACGGCTCTGACGGACGCCGCCGTCTCGCGGTGGCCGGATCTGACGCAGGCGTACATGGCACTGCAGGCCGATCACGACCGAGTGCGGGTGGTGGCTTCCCTCGCCCGCGAGGTCGCCGCGGCAGCGGATGCCGGCGATCAGGTCGCTCGGGACATCGCCCGCCGGGCGGCACACGAGCTCGCGCACAGTGCGAGAACCGCCGTCGGCCGCGTACGCACCGACGAAGCGACGTTCGACGTGTGCGCGATCGGCGGCGTGTTCTCGTCGCAGACACTTCATGCCGCCTTCGTCGATGAGCTCGATGACGGCTCCGGGCTCCGCATCGTCGCGCCGCGAGGCGTCGGCATCGACGGCGCCCTCGCGCTGGCGGAGATCACCCCCGCTCACCCGCTCGGCGCTGCCGTCCACCGCGCCGGCGCGGTCTGA
- a CDS encoding ABC transporter ATP-binding protein, whose amino-acid sequence MSTVTGTSGEDRSDYTREESRQIRRRSLRLLGSLVTPLKMQLVLAGIVLVISTVLRVAGPALVGWGIANALPAVQKEADWMPTIVVVIIFLISAIGGAALIGWYAVVVARLTQAVMLDLRKRIFLHTQKLSLEFHESYTSGRIISRQTSDLDTIRELLDGGLNELVSGLLYGGFTLVALILLDWQSGLVLAAMGVPLFFLMRWFYLRSQVVYRESRVVSAKVIVKFVETMTGVRAVKAFRKEPANDREFGGLASDYRDINMRSIRLFGTFEPAMMALASFALAAVLLWGGLRVVSGALELGFLLSAVLYVRNFFAPMQEVAFFLNSYQSATAALEKVSGVLEEDPTVPDPTDPVELREARGHLSFDDVTFGYSESKTILPDFRLDIPAGQTIALVGTTGAGKSTLAKLVARFYDPTRGAVTLDGVDLRDLHPKDLRRAIVMVTQEAYLFSGTVADNIALGKPDATMDEIRAAARAVGAEAFIEKLPDGYDTDVNKRGGRVSAGQRQLISFARAFLADPAVLILDEATASLDIPSERQIQDALGTLLADRTAIIIAHRLSTVAIADRVLVMEHGRMIEDDVPAALIAGTGKFAQLHRAWRESLV is encoded by the coding sequence GTGAGCACCGTCACGGGCACCAGCGGCGAAGACCGCTCCGATTACACCCGCGAAGAGAGCCGGCAGATCCGGCGTCGCTCGCTGCGACTCCTCGGGTCGCTCGTCACGCCGCTGAAGATGCAGCTCGTCCTCGCGGGGATCGTGCTGGTCATCTCGACCGTCCTCCGCGTCGCCGGTCCCGCCCTCGTCGGCTGGGGCATCGCGAACGCGCTCCCGGCCGTCCAGAAGGAAGCCGACTGGATGCCGACGATCGTCGTCGTCATCATCTTCCTGATCTCCGCGATCGGCGGCGCCGCGCTCATCGGCTGGTACGCCGTCGTCGTGGCGCGCCTGACCCAGGCGGTCATGCTGGACCTCCGCAAGCGGATCTTCCTGCACACGCAGAAGCTCAGCCTCGAGTTCCACGAGTCGTACACGTCGGGCCGCATCATCTCGCGACAGACGAGCGACCTCGACACGATCCGCGAGCTGCTCGACGGCGGTCTGAACGAGCTCGTCTCGGGCCTGCTGTACGGCGGGTTCACTCTCGTCGCGCTGATCCTGCTCGACTGGCAGTCCGGTCTCGTCCTCGCAGCCATGGGCGTCCCGCTGTTCTTCCTCATGCGCTGGTTCTACCTGCGCTCGCAGGTCGTCTACCGCGAGTCCCGCGTCGTGAGCGCCAAGGTGATCGTCAAGTTCGTCGAGACGATGACCGGTGTCCGCGCCGTCAAGGCGTTCCGCAAGGAGCCGGCGAACGACCGCGAGTTCGGCGGTCTGGCGAGCGACTACCGCGACATCAACATGCGCTCGATCCGCCTGTTCGGCACGTTCGAGCCCGCGATGATGGCCCTGGCATCCTTCGCCCTCGCGGCAGTGCTGCTCTGGGGTGGTCTGCGCGTGGTGAGCGGGGCTCTCGAGCTCGGTTTCCTGCTGTCGGCCGTCCTGTACGTGCGGAACTTCTTCGCACCCATGCAGGAGGTGGCGTTCTTCCTGAACTCCTACCAGTCGGCGACGGCGGCGCTCGAGAAGGTGTCGGGCGTCCTCGAAGAGGACCCGACCGTTCCCGACCCGACCGATCCGGTCGAGCTGCGCGAGGCGCGCGGGCACCTCAGCTTCGACGACGTGACCTTCGGGTACTCCGAGTCGAAGACGATCCTGCCGGACTTCCGCCTCGACATCCCCGCGGGGCAGACGATCGCCCTCGTGGGGACGACGGGTGCCGGAAAGTCGACGCTCGCCAAGCTCGTGGCGCGTTTCTACGACCCCACCCGCGGTGCGGTGACGCTCGACGGCGTCGATCTGAGAGATCTCCACCCGAAGGATCTCCGCCGCGCGATCGTCATGGTGACGCAGGAGGCGTACCTGTTCAGTGGGACCGTGGCCGACAACATCGCGCTCGGAAAGCCGGACGCGACGATGGACGAGATCCGTGCGGCGGCGCGTGCCGTCGGTGCGGAAGCGTTCATCGAGAAGCTGCCGGACGGCTACGACACGGACGTCAACAAGCGCGGTGGCCGCGTGTCGGCGGGGCAGCGCCAGCTGATCTCGTTCGCCCGCGCGTTCCTCGCCGACCCGGCGGTTCTCATCCTCGACGAGGCCACGGCGTCGCTCGACATCCCGAGCGAACGGCAGATCCAGGACGCCCTCGGCACCCTGCTCGCCGACCGCACGGCGATCATCATCGCGCACCGCCTCTCGACGGTCGCGATCGCCGACCGCGTGCTCGTCATGGAGCACGGGCGCATGATCGAGGACGACGTTCCCGCGGCACTGATCGCCGGCACGGGCAAGTTCGCCCAGCTGCATCGCGCCTGGCGGGAATCTCTCGTCTGA
- a CDS encoding ABC transporter ATP-binding protein encodes MTSSTHPRLSTARSLARLIPFAKPVLPRLGLGALSALIASLLGLSIPLVLEQIVGTNGPIASGNPWLIALGGGAVLLLGLLEALMVWARRWFVLSPATAVEYELRTDFYGRLQRLPVAFHDRWQSGQLLSRMMQDIGLIRRWMAFGVVLLVVNMITIVVGSAILFSWHWLLGTIFVIVSAPLWIAGFVFENRYGMLSRQSQDQAGDLATAVEESVHGIRVLKAFGRGSHALRKFTRQAETLRETEISKAKAVGWIWFWLVLLPDIAFALCLGAGIYLVSVGEIDTAALIAFFAMATILRWPVESIGFLFSFLVDARTATDRIFEVFDEQNTIVDPENPVSIAEPRGELVFEGARFRYQDAAATERDLLDGIDLSLRPGETMALVGLTGSGKTTLTTLPGRLYDVTGGRVLIDGVDVRDLPLTELRRHVGMAFEDATLFSQTVRENVLLGREDLDPQSAEGERVMREALQVAQAAFVDDLPDGVDTVIGEEGLSLSGGQRQRLALARAVAARPAVLVLDDPLSALDVDTEALVEDALRVVLAETTALVVAHRPSTVTLADRVALLEEGRITAVGTHSELLRTSEHYRHVISSLEDEQERQQKREVSL; translated from the coding sequence ATGACCTCCTCGACGCATCCCCGTCTGTCCACCGCCCGCTCCCTCGCCCGCCTGATCCCGTTCGCGAAGCCCGTGCTCCCGCGTCTCGGGCTCGGTGCCCTCAGCGCGCTCATCGCGAGCCTGCTGGGCCTGTCCATCCCGCTCGTCCTCGAGCAGATCGTCGGCACGAACGGTCCCATCGCCTCGGGCAACCCGTGGCTGATCGCCCTCGGCGGCGGCGCCGTGCTGCTGCTCGGCCTGCTCGAAGCGCTCATGGTCTGGGCGCGCCGCTGGTTCGTGCTCTCTCCCGCCACCGCCGTCGAGTACGAGCTGCGCACCGACTTCTACGGACGGTTGCAGCGCCTGCCCGTCGCCTTCCACGACCGGTGGCAGTCGGGCCAGCTGCTCAGCCGCATGATGCAGGACATCGGCCTCATCCGCCGGTGGATGGCGTTCGGCGTCGTCCTGCTGGTCGTGAACATGATCACGATCGTCGTCGGCTCGGCGATCCTGTTCAGCTGGCACTGGCTGCTCGGCACGATCTTCGTCATCGTCTCCGCACCGCTGTGGATCGCGGGCTTCGTGTTCGAGAACCGTTACGGCATGCTGTCACGGCAGAGCCAGGACCAGGCCGGTGACCTGGCGACCGCCGTCGAGGAGTCGGTGCACGGCATCCGCGTCCTCAAGGCCTTCGGGCGCGGCAGCCATGCCCTGCGCAAGTTCACCCGCCAGGCCGAGACGCTGCGCGAGACCGAGATCAGCAAGGCCAAGGCCGTCGGCTGGATCTGGTTCTGGCTCGTGCTGCTGCCCGACATCGCCTTCGCGCTGTGCCTCGGCGCGGGCATCTACCTCGTCTCGGTCGGCGAGATCGACACCGCCGCGCTCATCGCCTTCTTCGCGATGGCGACGATCCTCCGCTGGCCCGTCGAGTCGATCGGGTTCCTGTTCTCGTTCCTCGTCGACGCACGCACCGCGACGGACCGCATCTTCGAAGTGTTCGACGAGCAGAACACGATCGTCGACCCCGAGAACCCGGTCTCGATCGCGGAGCCCCGCGGCGAGCTGGTCTTCGAGGGGGCGCGGTTCCGGTATCAGGATGCCGCGGCCACCGAGCGCGACCTGCTCGACGGCATCGACCTGTCGCTGCGACCCGGCGAGACCATGGCTCTCGTCGGTCTGACGGGGTCGGGCAAGACGACGCTCACGACCCTGCCCGGGCGCCTTTACGATGTCACCGGCGGTCGCGTGCTGATCGACGGCGTCGACGTCCGCGACCTGCCGTTGACCGAGCTGCGCCGTCACGTCGGCATGGCTTTCGAGGACGCGACGCTGTTCTCGCAGACCGTGCGTGAGAACGTCCTGCTCGGGCGCGAGGACCTCGACCCGCAGAGCGCCGAGGGGGAGCGCGTCATGCGCGAGGCCCTTCAGGTCGCGCAGGCCGCGTTCGTCGACGACCTGCCCGACGGCGTCGACACCGTCATCGGCGAAGAGGGGCTCAGCCTCTCGGGCGGTCAGCGTCAGCGCCTCGCGCTCGCGCGCGCCGTCGCGGCGCGTCCCGCCGTCCTCGTCCTCGACGACCCGCTGTCGGCGCTCGACGTCGACACCGAGGCGCTCGTCGAGGACGCCCTCCGTGTGGTCCTGGCCGAGACGACGGCGCTCGTCGTCGCGCACCGGCCCTCCACCGTCACACTCGCCGACCGCGTCGCGCTCCTCGAAGAGGGACGCATCACCGCCGTCGGCACGCACTCCGAGCTCCTGCGCACCAGCGAGCACTACCGGCACGTCATCTCGAGTCTCGAGGACGAGCAGGAACGTCAGCAGAAGAGGGAGGTGTCCCTGTGA
- a CDS encoding methylated-DNA--[protein]-cysteine S-methyltransferase: MTAILQTLDTPDGAFTILEDDGRVLASGWTADAAAILGRLRADRVPADIATGRTRSAAAVTAYYDGDLTAIDEVPVSQQGTAMQTAGWAALRSIPAGRPLTYGEFAAHLGSPTAVRAAASICARNAPALFVPCHRVLRTGGALGGFAWGLDVKMRLLEREAAI, translated from the coding sequence ATGACCGCGATTCTGCAGACCCTCGACACCCCCGACGGGGCGTTCACGATTCTCGAAGACGACGGCCGCGTACTGGCGTCGGGGTGGACCGCCGACGCTGCGGCCATCCTCGGACGGCTCCGCGCAGACCGGGTTCCCGCCGACATCGCGACGGGTCGAACCCGCTCCGCCGCCGCTGTCACCGCCTACTACGACGGCGACCTGACCGCGATCGACGAGGTGCCGGTGTCGCAGCAGGGGACGGCGATGCAGACGGCGGGCTGGGCGGCGCTGCGCAGCATCCCGGCCGGGCGTCCGCTCACGTACGGCGAGTTCGCGGCGCACCTCGGCTCGCCGACCGCCGTTCGGGCCGCGGCATCCATCTGCGCGCGGAACGCGCCCGCGCTGTTCGTCCCCTGCCACCGGGTGCTCCGCACCGGGGGAGCACTCGGCGGATTCGCGTGGGGACTCGACGTGAAGATGCGGCTGTTGGAGCGCGAGGCGGCGATCTGA
- a CDS encoding AlkA N-terminal domain-containing protein: MTIAAMTFDERYRAIDARDARFDGQFVTAVHTTGIYCRPSCPARTPKAANVSFFPTSAAAHEAGFRACKRCLPEATPGSSQWNLRGDVAGRAMRLIADGVVDREGVPGLAARLGYSDRHLTRLLTTELGAGPLALARAHRAHTARTLLVDTDLAMADVAFAAGFGSIRQFNDTITEVFSLSPTELRARRRGTSTAAGRIDLVLPLREPFDAVGLFGWMRAHAIPGVETGDAQSFARTIRLDGGPAWFAVRQDGAGRLRLRAELTSLRDLAPLIARVRRLFDLDADPTAIDAALSRHPEMRPLVERVPGVRLPAALDADEMLIRAMIGQQISVASARTVMGRLAAALGEPVETPSGPAVLFPTPAVIAERGGEVLRGPGARIRAIVHAATALAEGTLRMSPGDDTHEQRAALLALPGIGPWTADYVRMRVLGDPDVLLPGDVAARAGAAAAGIPADAAGLTAWSARVAPWRSYLMAHLWYAAPVTQAWRVGDASPPRKADR, from the coding sequence ATGACGATCGCGGCGATGACCTTCGACGAGCGGTATCGCGCGATCGACGCGCGGGACGCGCGCTTCGACGGCCAGTTCGTGACCGCCGTGCACACGACCGGGATCTACTGTCGTCCCAGCTGCCCGGCCAGAACCCCGAAGGCCGCGAACGTCAGCTTCTTCCCGACGAGCGCTGCGGCACACGAGGCCGGTTTCCGGGCGTGCAAGCGGTGCCTCCCCGAGGCGACGCCCGGCTCGTCGCAGTGGAATCTGCGGGGCGACGTCGCCGGGCGGGCGATGCGCCTCATCGCCGACGGCGTCGTCGATCGCGAGGGCGTGCCCGGGCTCGCCGCGCGGCTCGGCTACTCCGACCGCCACCTGACGCGGCTCCTCACCACGGAGCTCGGCGCGGGCCCGCTCGCTCTCGCCCGCGCCCACCGCGCCCACACCGCACGCACTCTGCTCGTCGACACCGACCTGGCGATGGCCGACGTCGCGTTCGCTGCCGGGTTCGGCAGCATCCGTCAGTTCAACGACACGATCACCGAGGTATTTTCGCTCTCGCCGACCGAGCTGCGCGCGCGGCGCCGCGGCACGTCGACGGCCGCGGGGCGCATCGACCTGGTGCTTCCGCTGCGTGAACCGTTCGACGCGGTCGGGCTCTTCGGGTGGATGCGGGCGCACGCCATCCCGGGAGTGGAGACCGGTGACGCCCAGTCGTTCGCGCGGACCATCCGACTCGACGGCGGGCCCGCGTGGTTCGCCGTGCGACAGGATGGCGCGGGTCGACTCCGCTTGCGCGCCGAGCTCACCTCCCTCCGCGACCTCGCCCCGCTCATCGCACGCGTGCGGCGCCTGTTCGACCTCGACGCCGACCCGACCGCGATCGATGCCGCCCTGTCGCGGCATCCCGAGATGCGCCCCCTCGTCGAGCGTGTTCCCGGCGTGCGGTTGCCCGCGGCGCTCGACGCGGATGAGATGCTCATCCGCGCCATGATCGGGCAGCAGATCAGCGTCGCATCGGCGCGAACGGTGATGGGCAGGCTCGCCGCGGCGCTCGGCGAGCCGGTCGAGACGCCGTCCGGCCCCGCGGTCCTCTTCCCCACACCGGCGGTGATCGCCGAGCGCGGGGGAGAGGTGCTGCGCGGTCCCGGTGCGCGCATCCGCGCGATCGTCCACGCAGCGACCGCGCTCGCCGAGGGGACGCTGCGGATGAGCCCGGGCGACGATACGCACGAGCAGCGCGCCGCGCTGCTGGCGCTCCCCGGGATCGGGCCGTGGACCGCCGACTACGTCCGGATGCGGGTGCTCGGCGACCCCGACGTCCTGCTTCCCGGTGACGTGGCCGCCCGTGCAGGGGCGGCGGCCGCCGGCATCCCTGCGGATGCCGCGGGCCTCACCGCCTGGTCGGCTCGCGTCGCCCCGTGGCGCAGCTACCTGATGGCTCACCTCTGGTACGCCGCTCCCGTCACGCAGGCGTGGCGGGTCGGCGACGCATCCCCACCCCGAAAGGCCGACCGATGA